A stretch of DNA from Treponema pectinovorum:
TCTGCATGCAAACTTATTATAAGCCTGCCTGGCCCGTAATTGTGTACTATAAGGTCGTGCATGGAATAAATCGGTTTGTGCTTTAAAACTTCTTCTTCAATCTGTTTTACAAATTCTTTTGTTGGAGGAGTTCCCAAAAGTGGCTGTGCTGTTTCTTTTGCACTTTTGAATCCCTCATAAATTATAAAGAAAGAAACTATAAAACCTGCAATAGAATCCAAAGGAAAATCGGTGAACCTTCCGAAAATTCCAGAAATTATTACTATTGCTGTTGAGAGGCAGTCGCTAAGGCTGTCTTTTGCGGCAGCTTCTAAGGTTAGAGAATCTATTTTTTTTGCTATTCGGTGATTATAAAAATACATGTAAAATTTTACAAATATGGAAGACATTAAAATAAAAAAACTCAAAATTGAAAAATCGATTTTTGCGGGCTTAAAAAAAGATATGACGGAAGATTCTAAAAGTTTAAAACCCATCAAAAGGATAAGAAAACTTATTATCAAGCCAGAAATGTATTCTATCCTTCCGTGTCCAAAAGGATGTTCTTTATCTGCCTTTTTTAAAGAAAGTTTAAATCCTAAAACCTGAACAAAAGAACTTGCCGCATCAGAAAGATTGTTAAAAGCGTCGGCCGTTATCGCAATGCTCTTAGAAAAAATCCCTATCATAATTTTTACAAAGAAAAGCAGGATGTTAAAACCGATTCCTGCGATGCCAGTTAAAATTCCATAAGAATGGCGCACTTTTTTATCTGAATAGTTTTTCCAATCTTTTATAAATAATCTTGAAAGCAAATAAATCATGCTTTAATTTTAATTTATTTGCACGAGATTGAAAAAGGTAATCTTTGCTAGCCTAGTGCAACTAAACGAGTTTGCACCTAAAATAGTTTGCGCCTAAGCTTAATCTTTATAGCCTGACCACTTCCGCAGCATCGAAACTTTCTGAATAAAAAAATCGACTTCTTCTTCTGTGTTGTAAAAGTACAAAGAAGCACGAGCGGTAGAAGGAACTCCAAGATACTCGCCGAGTGGCTGCGCGCAATGGTGGCCTGCTCTTATCGCAATGTTTTCGTCAGAAAGCAGGGTCGCAATGTCGTGAGGATGAACGCCTTCAACTGTAAAGGTTACAATTCCGCATCTTTTTGAACCGTCCTGACTTCCGATTATGTTTACATGCGGAATCTTTTTTAAGCCTTCTACAAGTCGGCAGGCTAGTTTGCTGTCGTGTTCTGCAATTTTTTCAAATCCAATGCTTTGTATATATTTTATGGCGGCGGCCATTCCAACTGCATCGGCAGCGCTGACTGTTCCCGCTTCAAATTTGTGTGGAACTTCTGCCCAAGTCGCAGAAGTTTGACTTACGTATTCAATCATCTCGCCTCCTCGTAAAAAAGGTGGCATTTTTTCTAGCAAATCTAATTTTCCGTAAAGGCAGCCGATTCCCATAGGACCACAGAGTTTATGTGCGCTAAAAGCAAAAAAATCTGCATCCATATCCTGAACGTCAACTTTTATGTGCGCTGCGGATTGTGCGCCGTCTACAACAATAATCGCACCGTTTTCATGAGCAATTTTTGAAATCTCTTTTATAGGATTTTCTGTTCCAAGTACATTAGAAACCTGCGTTATCGCAACAATCTTTGTCTTTGCCGTTATTTTTTGATATTCACTTTCTGGAATTTTGCCAGTTTGCTTGTCGATATCCATGTATTTTAAGGTTGCACCCTTTGTCTGACATACAAACTGCCATGGAAGAATATTCGAGTGGTGTTCCATTATAGAAATGACAATTTCGTCTCCAGGATTTACATTTGCTATTGCGTAAGTGTTTGCAACTAAGTTTAGACTTTCTGTTGCGTTTCTTGTAAAGATGATTTGGCGAGAGTCGCCTGCATTTATAAAATTTGCGGCTGTGCTTCTGGCGTCTTCGTATGCTTTTGTCGCACGCTCGCTTAATGAATAAAGCCCACGCAAAGGATTTGCATTTTGTGTTGAATAAAAATGTTCCATCGCTTCAAGAACTGCATAAGGTCTTTGTGCGGTTGCGGCAGTGTCTAAATAGACGAGGGCAGAATTGTCTTTTGATTTTTTTTCATCAATCGCTTTTAATAAAGGAAAATCCTTTCTGTATTTATTTATCATCGTGTACCTGACTTATCTTTAAATTGAATTTTTATTCTTCGCCAATATATTCAGATATTTTTTGTACGAGATTTTCATCTGGAATGTTTTGTGCAAAAGCCATAACCTTTGCCCGCGTCAGAATAGACTTTGCTTCGCTTTCTGAAATTCCTCTCGAGTTAAAATAAAAAAGTTCCTCGCTTCCAAGCCTGCCCAAAGTAGAGCCATGTGTTCCTGAAATTTCTTCTTCGCCGCACAGTATCATAGGAATCGAGCGATTTGTTGCGTTAGGAGAAAGCAAAAGTGTTTCTTCTTGCTCATCTCCAGTAGAAGAGATGCAGCCTGTTCTAAAATCTATTGTTCCGCGGTAAGTTTTGCTGGCGTTATCCGCAAGGCTTCCTTTTACGTCCATCTTTGTGTCGGTTTTTTTGCCAGTGTGAACGGTGCAATAGTTAAAGTCGAATTCCTGCTCGTTTTTTGCGATATATGCGGTTTCACTTTTAAAATTTGCTGCAAAACCTTCCAGATTTGAAGTTACATTTACAAATGCTTTTTTACTTCCAAGTTCAATCTGTGTTATTTTTATGCTCGCATTTTCTTCTGCAAGAGATTGAGTGTCGTCCAAATGTATTGCGTTTTCGCCCAGTAGTTGAACTTTTATCAAGTGGATTTTTGAGTTTTGTTTTGCGTAGATTTTTGTTTGCAAGGCAAAAAATCCATCTGCGTCTTTGTTTGAAGTGTAGTCAAAAATAATCGTTATGTTCGCATTTTCTTCTGCAACGATGCTCTGCTTTGCACAATATGTTTTTCCGTCTTTTAAATCGAAATTTATGATTAGAGGTGCTTCGCATTCGCCTTGTGCGAGAATTCCCATCTTTTTAGCAGCAAACGAATTTATGATTTTTGTCGTATCTTCGCTAGACTTGTGCTCCATAGTTTTTGGAAGGCAGGATTCAATTTCGTTTAATTTTGAATCTCCATCATAGAAAATTTTAGTGCCCTTTGGAACGTTTTTTACTCTTGCACAATCTGTAATTTCTTCTTCGACTTTTGCTTGCAAACTTGCACGATTTATCTTAATCCAATTCCAAGTAAGGTATGGGATTTCGTTTATGTTGTGATATGAAAGATTTTTTTTCATTTTACATATTTCCTTTCATTTCGAGGCGGATGAGATTATTCATCTCCACAGCGTATTCCAGCGGAAGTTCTTTAGAAACAGGATTTGCAAATCCAGAAACAATCATCGTGCGCGCTTCGTCTTCCGAAAGTCCACGGCTCATAAGATAAAAGATTGCATCGTTAGAAATTCTTCCGATTTTTGCTTCGTGCCCCACATCGCAGTCGTCCGTGTGAATTTCCATTGCTGGCACGGTGTCCGAGCGGCTCTTGCTGTCTAACATCAAACTTTCGCAGCTTACGCTTGCTTTAGCTCCCTTTGCCTCTTTTGCTATATAGATTGCACTGCGGTATATCGAAACTCCGCCGCCTTTGGAAAGCGATTTTGTAGTAATCAAAGATGTTGTATTTGGCGCAAGGTGAATCATCTTTGCACCTGTGTCCAACTGTTGTCCTTCTCCTGCAAAAGTTACACCAGTGAACTCTGCTCTGGCACCTTTTCCAACCAAATCGCTTTCCGGGTAAAGATATGAAATGTGGCTTCCAAAAGATCCCGAAATCCATTCTACAGCGGCACCTTCTTCAACTCTTGCACGCTTGGTGTTCAAGTTGTACATATTTTTTGACCAGTTTTCAACGGTAGAGTAGCGCAGATGAGCGCCTTTTTTTATGTAGAGTTCAACACAGCCTGCGTGCAGATTTGCAACATTGTATTTAGGAGCAGAACAGCCTTCAATAAAGTGAACGTCCGCCCCTTCTTCAACAATTATCAAAGTATGCTCAAATTGGCCAGCACCCTTTGCATTCAGTCTAAAATAACTCTGTAATGGAACTTCGACCTTTACTCCTTT
This window harbors:
- a CDS encoding cation diffusion facilitator family transporter, with product MIYLLSRLFIKDWKNYSDKKVRHSYGILTGIAGIGFNILLFFVKIMIGIFSKSIAITADAFNNLSDAASSFVQVLGFKLSLKKADKEHPFGHGRIEYISGLIISFLILLMGFKLLESSVISFFKPAKIDFSILSFFILMSSIFVKFYMYFYNHRIAKKIDSLTLEAAAKDSLSDCLSTAIVIISGIFGRFTDFPLDSIAGFIVSFFIIYEGFKSAKETAQPLLGTPPTKEFVKQIEEEVLKHKPIYSMHDLIVHNYGPGRLIISLHAEVPGDVNIFELHDVIDNTENDLNKKFNCQAVIHMDPIDTHNKRLKEIKNFLLLNISKIDSGLNIHDVRLVPGKTHSNLIFEVVKPFNCEIPNKILNEKIKDLLKKQYSDVNCVISFESPFVQ
- a CDS encoding aminotransferase class V-fold PLP-dependent enzyme encodes the protein MINKYRKDFPLLKAIDEKKSKDNSALVYLDTAATAQRPYAVLEAMEHFYSTQNANPLRGLYSLSERATKAYEDARSTAANFINAGDSRQIIFTRNATESLNLVANTYAIANVNPGDEIVISIMEHHSNILPWQFVCQTKGATLKYMDIDKQTGKIPESEYQKITAKTKIVAITQVSNVLGTENPIKEISKIAHENGAIIVVDGAQSAAHIKVDVQDMDADFFAFSAHKLCGPMGIGCLYGKLDLLEKMPPFLRGGEMIEYVSQTSATWAEVPHKFEAGTVSAADAVGMAAAIKYIQSIGFEKIAEHDSKLACRLVEGLKKIPHVNIIGSQDGSKRCGIVTFTVEGVHPHDIATLLSDENIAIRAGHHCAQPLGEYLGVPSTARASLYFYNTEEEVDFFIQKVSMLRKWSGYKD
- a CDS encoding SufB/SufD family protein, producing MKKNLSYHNINEIPYLTWNWIKINRASLQAKVEEEITDCARVKNVPKGTKIFYDGDSKLNEIESCLPKTMEHKSSEDTTKIINSFAAKKMGILAQGECEAPLIINFDLKDGKTYCAKQSIVAEENANITIIFDYTSNKDADGFFALQTKIYAKQNSKIHLIKVQLLGENAIHLDDTQSLAEENASIKITQIELGSKKAFVNVTSNLEGFAANFKSETAYIAKNEQEFDFNYCTVHTGKKTDTKMDVKGSLADNASKTYRGTIDFRTGCISSTGDEQEETLLLSPNATNRSIPMILCGEEEISGTHGSTLGRLGSEELFYFNSRGISESEAKSILTRAKVMAFAQNIPDENLVQKISEYIGEE
- the sufB gene encoding Fe-S cluster assembly protein SufB — translated: MDTQNKNNTSEDLDILEISQSPYDFRYEEKGFYRNKKGLTKEIVEKLSEDKDDPLWMKEFRLKSLEVYNSLKEPEWGPDISDLNMEEIATYVRPNTKMQAKWEDVPEDIKNTFEKLGIPEAERTSLAGVGAQYDSELVYHNLQEEVKKQGVIYTDFESSLKGEYAEMVKEYFMQLVKPTDHKFAALHGAVWSGGSFVYVPKGVKVEVPLQSYFRLNAKGAGQFEHTLIIVEEGADVHFIEGCSAPKYNVANLHAGCVELYIKKGAHLRYSTVENWSKNMYNLNTKRARVEEGAAVEWISGSFGSHISYLYPESDLVGKGARAEFTGVTFAGEGQQLDTGAKMIHLAPNTTSLITTKSLSKGGGVSIYRSAIYIAKEAKGAKASVSCESLMLDSKSRSDTVPAMEIHTDDCDVGHEAKIGRISNDAIFYLMSRGLSEDEARTMIVSGFANPVSKELPLEYAVEMNNLIRLEMKGNM